The window CCGACTGATCTTTTTCTGGTTGCTGATGATTTGAGCAAACAGAAGCTTGCCGCGTTTCTGAAATCACTCGAAGCAGAAGTGGGCAAGGAAATAAAGTTTGGTATTATGGATAGGGAAGAGTTCATGTACCGTTTCGGCATGTTTGATCGTTTCGTGCGTGTGCTCCTTGAGGGGCCTCACGAGAAGCTCATAAATAAGCTTGGTATTTAGGGCGCATAGCTCAGCTGGTTAGAGCGTTGCATTCACATTGCAAAGGTCCCTGGTTCGAGTCCAGGTGCGCCCACTAGGAGGCAAGAATACACGACGGCCACTGCTGGCCGTTGGGTATTCTTAAATAGTTTAAGCACCTGGCTCGAACGCCGGAGCGATGTGTTGCCAGCTGGCAACACCGCGAGGCGGTGGTTAGTTCATCTGCCGTCAGGCAGACCCGAGCCCCGACGGCTGGTCGGGGCGAGAGGCGAGACCGAGTCCAGGTGCGCCCACTAGGAGGTGAGGAATGTCGAAAGATCAGAACATCGAAAGCGATGAGCGAAGTGGTCGCGTTTCGGCGTGGGTAATCATCATCGCTCTCGCGGCGCTTGTCGCATTGGCGCCCTAGGAGGAACGGCATGAAGCCAGAAGAATGGCGGGCGTACGTTCGTAAACTCGCACGGGAGCTGTGCGTACGGAAGCACCAAGATCGATGCGGCTCACTCATTTGCGCCGGACCGTCGCGTTCTGGGTCCGGACCACCGTGCGACGAGTGCGTTGCGGTGGTTGAGCACGATCTTGAAGAGAAGCGTCGCAAATCGGGTGAAGTCCAGCTTTCCCTACAGGAAGTGACAAGACTGAAGGAGCGGCTCGGCCGCTCATGAGCTGGCAAAGGAGGGCACTATGCGGCCCGAAAGGTCGATCTCTCCGGTGGGAATCCTGCTGATACTTGCTGGCCTTGGCCCGTTGGCGGGGTATCTGCTCTTTCTGATGTATCGCGCGCAGGAAATGCTTGCGCGCAGCCCCCAGCCCGGCTGGTAGGGCTCCTGCACACCCCGCGATCTTCGCTAAAAAGGCGAATGGTCGCGGGGTGTTTTTACTTATGCACATTTCTATATTTGCGTCTCTGCTCGGTGGGGTATAATGACCATGTAGTGTTTGTAAGTGGGAAGAAGTGTTACATCGCAAAACATGCTTATTGGTGAATACCAACACACGATTGATGCCAAGAAGCGTCTTGCGATTCCTTCAAAATTCCGCCGTGAACTCGGAGAGCGCGCCGTCGTCACTCGTGGCGTTGATGCATGTCTCTTCGTTTTTCCCATTCAGCAATGGGAAGCTCTCGCGGAACGCATTGCAAACCTACCCGTGACACAAGGGGATAGTCGATCGTTCGCGCGATTGATGCTCTCCGGTGCCACCGAAGTGGAGTTTGATTCCCTCGGTCGCGTTCTCCTTCCTGATCACTTAAAAAGCTATGCAGGACTGAATCGTTCAGTTGTCGTTGCTGGGCTCTATAAGCGATTGGAAATTTGGGACGCTGATGCGTGGGAGCGCACCAAGCAGCAGCTTGAGAAGAACTCTGATCGCATTGCAGAAAAGCTTGGTGAATTGGGGGGTATCTAACGTATGACGGAGCACGTACATACGCCAGTTCTTTTAGAAGAAGTTATCACGCACCTCAATCTGAATCCTGAAAAGCGATTCATTGATGCGACCCTTGATGGCGCAGGCCACACCGCTGCGGTGTTGGAACGCTACCCAGGCATTCGCATTTTGGGCATTGAGCTTGATCCGGTGCAAGTTGCACAGTTGCCGGAACGCCGCCCAGAGGTTGCTCGACAGATCATCGTGGTGAACGACAGCTACGCGAACCTTGCGCAGCTTGTTGCTGATCATGCCTTTCCGCCCGATGCAATTCTTATGGATCTCGGCCTTTCTTCGTGGCACTACGAAGTGAGTGGCAGGGGATTCTCATTTATGCGTGATGAGCCGCTTGATATGCGCTTTCAGCCCGAGACAAATCCTACGACGGCTGCGGTTCTTTTGAACACCGCACCCGTTGATGAGCTAGAGCGCATACTGGCGACGTATGGCCAGGAACAGTTTGCAGACGCAATCGCATACGCAGTGGTTCGTGCCAGGTCGGCGACGCCCATTCGGACGACGTTTGACCTGGTGCGGGTCATTGAAAGCGCAGTTCCCGCGTGGTACCGGCATCGCAAGTTGCACTGTGCCACCAAAACATTTCAAGCACTCCGTGTCGCCATCAATGACGAGCTGTCATCGGTTGCGAACGGTGTTCGAGCTGCAATCGATGTTTTGAATCCCGGCGGACGATTAGCGGTAATCTCCTTCCAAGGCATGGAGGACCGCATTGTCAGAGAGGCATTCAAGGCAGCGGTTGCAGGAGGAAGAGGTTCGTGGGTGACGCGAGCGACCCTTCGACCCGCATGGGAAGAAGTAAAGCGAAATCCTCGAGCGCGGAGTGCGAAGTTAAAGTTGTTTCAGAAAGCAGAGTAGATGTGTTCGTAGCTAGGGAGGGTAGGAATGCCTCTCCCGACGCCCGTGCGTCGTTCGAATCCTTTTTCACCATTTTCTAAACTTGTTGTTCGGTGCAACCTGACATTCATCGCTGTGATAGCGCTTTGTGCTGGGCTCTATGTTGTGCAATCGAATCGGGTAGCAACACACACGCTACGTGTTGGCGAGCTTCAGCGTGAAACCGTTGCGCTTGCTGCACAACGCGGCGCATTGCTCACAGAGTCGTTTGCGGCAGAAGAGCCAGAGCAACTGTCCTCGTTTGCTCAGCGCCACGCGCTTGTCGCTTCACAAATGCCGGTGCATTTGTTTGAATCCAGTAATGTTGCGCGACGCTAATGCTCGCTTTGCACTATGAAGCGCGTTTTACATGAGCACATGCGGGTTGTTCTCTTAACGGCGGCATTTCTTGCCGCCTTTGCGCTTGCGGGGTATCGCCTTGTCGTGCTTGCTGGTGTTCGTCACGAAACATATGCGCAGCAAGCTCGCGCGCAATCAGAGCGAGCCACTACGCTCGTTGCGAGAGGTAGCATCTTTTTCCAAGACGCTGGCGGCATCCGTCCAATTGCGGCGGTTAATCGTCGATTTCCTTTTGTGGTAGTGCGCACAAGCAGTGTTGATCCCGAATTGCGCGATGGCATTGCTGACGCGCTCGCAACGGTGACGGGCGCCAGTAAAGATTCTCTCATCGCGCTTTTAGATCGCGAAGGGAAAGAGCGCACCTTGCCGTATCGCCTCACTGAAGAACAGGCGCGCGCAGTCACTGATCTTGAGCTCCCTGGTATTGGTATCGCATACGCACTTGATCGCGAGTACCCAAGCGGCACACTTGCTGCTGATGTGCTTGGCTTTGTCGGCTACAGTGACCGAGGTCGCTCTGGGCAGTATGGTATTGAATCTCGATTTGAACACATGCTCTCCGGCTCTCTCTCACGACGGAGCTTCTTTGCCGCGACGAATCCGGTGAGTATTATAAAATCTCTCATAGGAGGGGAAAGTGCCCGCGCCGAGCAGTCAGATCAACCCCGTGATATTGTGCTCACGCTCGATCATGCGATCCAGGCATATGTTGAAAATGCGCTTGATGCCGTAGTTACCAAATGGAAGGCGGCGGGAGGCTCAGCTATTGTGCAAGATCCACGCACGGGGCGTATTCTCGCAATGGTAGATCGTCCGACGTTTAATCCGAACGAATATCGCACGAGTAAAACGGAGGCATTTTTAAATAGTTCCGTGCAGAGCATTTTTGAGCCAGGTTCTACGTTCAAGCCGTTTACGATGGCTGCTGGTCTTGATACGAACGTCCTTACGCCTCAGACGACGTACTATGATACGGGATCGGTCGAAGTGGCGGATCGTGTTATTAAGAATTCAACGCAACGGCCGTCGGGGACGCGGACAATGACGCAGGTTTTGGAGCTTTCGTTGAATACGGGAACGGTTTTTGCGGCGAAACTGATCGGCACGGAGAAGTTTCGTGAATACATGGTCAATCTCGGCTTCGGCCAACCGACGGGCATTGATCTTCCTGGTGAAGTGAGTGGCGATATCTCAAACCTCTATTCAGGGCGCGAGATTAACACCATGACAGCTTCATTCGGGCAAGGCATTGCCGTTACTCCACTGCAGCTTGTGAACGCGTTTAGCTCCATTGCAAATGGTGGAAGACTCATGCGCCCACTCATTGTGGATCGCGTGATAACAGGGACGAAAGAAGATGTGATAGAGCCAGAGGTGGTCTCGATTCCGTTCTCTGAACGTACCGCGAGTCGCTTACAGACTATGCTCACAAGTGTTGTCGATAATGGTTATGACGCGGGCGGGCGCATTAGCGGATATGATATCGCGGGAAAGACGGGTACGGCGCAGATTGCAGGACCCGACGGGAAATATCTCGATGGCATCTTCATACACACCTTCGTAGGATTTGCGCCTTCGTATGATGCGCGCTATACCGTATTACTCAAACTCGATAGGCCGCAGGGCGTTACCTTTGCATCAAATAGCCTCGTGCCAACATTTAAAGACATTATGCAATTTTTGCTGACCTATGGTAGTGTACCACCATCGCGACGATAGCCATGTCTTATAAACGACTTACTCTTGAAATGATCCTCAAGGCGCTCGCACGAGTGCTCGTGTGGCGCTATAAGCCCCTCATCATCGGTGTTACGGGCAACGTGGGAAAGACGTCAACAAAAGAAGCAATCGCTACCGTGGTGCGTACGCGCATGACGGTACGAGCGAGCTCTGGAAATCTCAATAATGATATTGGCTTGCCCCTTTCTATCCTAGGCGATTGGGGAGAGGTGTACTATCACGAAGGCCCTTCATTTTCTTTCTGGGCGCGCGTCATAGGCGTCGCACTTCGTGATTGTGTTGTGCGCAATTCAGCATATCCGCGGGCATTGGTGCTCGAATATAGCGCAGACCGTCCAAAAGATATCGCTCGGCTTGTTCATCTCTTTAAGCCGCACATTTCAGTGGTGACCGCGGTTGGAGATATCCCTGTACACGTGGAATTCTTCCGCTCACCCGATGCTGTGGCACGAGAAAAGAGCGCTTTAGTGCACGCGCTGCTGCCTTCAGATTACGCCGTCCTCAACGCGGATGACGCACGTGTACTCGATATGCGCCTTGTTACTAAGGCACGTGTCCGTACATTTGGATCGCAACAAACCGCATCAGCTTCATTTTCCCACGAAGCTCCGTGGGTTGAAGATGGCGTAGTCCGTGGCATGGTATGCAAGCTGCACTACGACGGTGGTTTTGTGCCCGTACGTGTACCAGGAGTTTTGGGGCGCACCACATGCTATGCTGTTTCGGCGGCCGCTGCTGTCGGGCACATTCTCCACGTGAACGCGCTTGCTATGAGCGAGGCTTTCTCCGCATACCGCCCCCCTGCGGGACGATTGCGCATTCTATCGGGCATTAAGCACACTACCATTATTGATGATACATATAATGCCGCTCCGGCGGCGACGCGTATGGCACTTGAGACCTTGCGCGATATGCCCGCGCAACGAAAGGTGGCTGTGCTTGGCGATATGCTTGAGCTGGGAAGCTTCACAATCGAAGCGCACGAAGCGATCGGACAGATGGTTCCTGCCATTGCGCAGCGCTTAGTTTGTGTTGGTGAGCGCGCAGCGCTTATAGGGCGCACCGCCGAGCAACAGATGCCACAGGGTGCTGTGCAGTATGCGCATACCGCAGATGAGGCAAAGCGCATGGTGCAAGATCTTCTTGAAGAGGGGGATCTGGTTCTTGTGAAAGGCTCGCAAGGAATGCGCATGGAGAAAGTGGTGGAAGAAATCATGGCAGAGCCTCAATTGGCACGGGAGTTGCTCGTGCGCCAATATGGCCACTGGCTTGCCTCATAGGCCCACCCTATGGCATACTAGATGACGTTTTAGTACGCTGGCTCCGCCTTCGGCGAGACAAGCCTGTCGTCCCAAGACGTGGCTGGTGCTCGTGTGTTAAATACATATATGGCCCTGTCGTCTAGCCCGGTCTAGGACACTAGATTCTCATTCTAGTAACACGGGTTCAAATCCCGTCGGGGCTACTAGTACATAAAGACTCCCACTGGGGAGTTTTTATGTACTAAGACCCTGTTGGATTTGAAGGGTATCCGAGAACGCCAACTGCTTGGCGTTCTCAGGAACCCCGGCTTTGAAGGAGGAGCGAGCCTGCGCTATAGCGCGTGCGAGCGACGGATGAAAAGAAATCCCGTCGGGGCTACAAATACATAAAAACCCCGTTTGGGGTTTTTATGTATTTAGACCCTCCTCCATAATTCTTGACCTTTTAGGCGTTTCTGCTATGATAGAGCCTTATGACATTTGCTGTTATTCAGACGGGCGGCAAGCAATATAAAGTCGCTGTGGGCGACATTCTTGACATTGAAAAGCTTGATGCCGCCGAAGGTTCAGAAGTTACTTTCTCAGAGGTGCTTCTCACGGCCGATGACAAAGATATTTCCGTAGGCCAGCCCCTCGTCGCAAAAGCAAAGGTAACCGCGCAAATCCTTGAGCAGGGTAAAGGAGAGAAGAAAATCGTTTTCCGCTTCAAGGCGAAGACTCGTTACCGCAAAAAGAAGGGCCACCGTCAGCCGTTTACGAAAGTAAAAATCACCAACATCTCCGCATAACGGAGATGTTGTGTTTATGCGCCATCTATGGCATAATAAACCCTCCCCAAAGCAATAGGGGGAAGAGGAGGGTTATGGCGAGGATTCAGTGCCCCCATTGTGGGGGCGAAATGCCCCTGGCGAGCGCCTCCGAGCGCGCCCCCATGCGGGTGATGAACTGCTCACAGTGTGGGAAAACGCTGGAGCAGGCGCAGGAAGCAGCAGCGCGCCGTTCCGTTCTCAACCAGATCAACGGAGAGGGGGAGTCGGTTGGTGAACTGCCCGGCGTGTAAGACGCCACGCACCATGGTGGGTATGCACCTCGCGTGCCCGACCTGTAAGAAGGTCTCAGCGCCCCTTACCGAAGAGGTAACGACGCTGCTAGCCATTCCTGTGCGCGTCACGCGCCCGCCACAGCCTCCCCGGATGCCGCTCTGCACCTAGTGTGCTGGGCTGTTGGCCAAGGATTCGTCCTTGGCCTCTTTTATTTTCTGAAATCGAGGGCGTTTTTGAGCGTCATCTCGTCTGCATACTCCACGTGTGTTCCAGATGAAAGGCCGCGAGCAAGTTTCGTGATGCGTACGTGCTCTAAGGGGCGCAGTAGGCTTTCAATATACAAAGCAGTGGTTTCGCCCGGGGCGTGGGCATTAGTCGCTAATATAACTTCTACGGGGCGGTCCGGGTGTGCTAACGAACCTACCCGCTGTACGAGCTCGTGAATGCGTAGGTTATCGGCAGTAATGCCGTCTGCGGGGTGGATGGAGCCGCCAAGCACGTGGTACCGACCACGGTACAGTCCGGTGCGCTCAATGGACTCAAGGTCCGTTACTTTCTCAAGCACCAAAATAGTGTAGGGGTCTCGTTTTGCATCCTCGCATACCCTACACGCATCGCCGTCAGAGATGTTGAAGCAAGTCTTGCATGTTTGTACTGCGGTTTTCAGGCGAGCAATGGCGTCGCCCAGCAGAGCAAGATCGCGCTCATCGTGGTTCATGAGTGCCAACACAAAACGCAGTGCTTGGCGCGGGCCAACCCCGGGGAGCTTCTGTAACATGCGCGAGAGCGCGATGATGTGTTCGTTCATAGAGACTAGAACGTCGCGGGCCCGTCATAGTTATGCTGACGGTCTACTTCGTAGAATTGTAAACTATCTGGATCAATATAGAAATCAATGTCGCCGGTTGGTCCGTTGCGGTGCTTCGCAATAATGAGCTGCGCCATGTTGAGCTTATTTTCTTGCTGTGCTTTCGCAAAGTTTACCTTGTCGTCGCGATGGATGAACATAACAACGTCCGCATCTTGTTCGATGGAGCCGGAATCACGAAGGTCAGAAAGCTTCGGACGATGACCATCACGGCTTTCAATTGCGCGGGAAAGCTGGGATAGCGCAATAACGGGGATGTTGAGCTCTTTTGCAAGTCCCTTGAGGCCTCGGGAGATCTCAGTGACTTGCTGTACGGCGCTGTCGTAGTCTTTGCGTCCTGCCATGAGCTGAAGGTAATCAATAACCACCGCGCCAAGGCCATGCTCAGCATGGAGGCGGCGCGCAACGGCGCGCATTTGTAGCACGTTCATGCTCGCCGAGTCATCAATAAAGACCGGTGTATTTTTTAGCTCACTGATTGCTGTGGTAATACGGAGGAAGTCGTTATCAACGCCTTCATGAGAGAGGCGGCCCGTGCGTAGCTTCCAGAGGGACACGCCAGACTTTGATGCAATAAAACGATCTACCACCTGATCGGTAGACATTTCCAAACTAAAGATGGCGACTGGAATGCCGTTTGATGCGAGGCGCCCTGCGATATCAATCGAAAATGCTGTTTTACCCACCGAGGGACGCGCGGCGAGAATAATCAAATCAGAGCGCTGGAACCCGCCCAACATTTCATCAAGTTTTGTGTGTCGTGTGGCAAGGCCGCGTAGCTCACCAGTATCCTGCGTGCTAATGCGTTCCATGGCAGCATCCAAACTGCTCGCGAGGGCAGTAAAGTTCTGGGGGCGCGTTTTCTCAGATATGGCAAAGAGTTTGCGTTCCGCTTCATCGAGGAGCGTTTCCGTATCTTCATCTTCACGATATCCCATACCGACGATCTCGTGGGCGACGTCAATGAGGCTGCGCAACGTGCGCTTCTTTTGAACAATGCGGCCGTAGGTTGCAGCGTGAGCGGCAGAAGGCACTGCGCCGGCGAGCGACGTGAGAAAGCCAACTCCGCCGATATCGGCGAGCACGCCGCGTTCAGCGAGCACATTTGAAACGCTCAAGACGTCGATGGCGTCACGCTTTTCAAAAAGCGAAAGCACCGCCTCATATACGTGCTGATGATTGCGGTGATAAAAATCTTCAGGGCGGAGGAAGTCAACAACACGGTTTATTGCTTCGCGATCAATAAGGAGCGCCCCTAAGAGTGTTTTCTCGGCATCAGTGCTGTGCGGAGGAGTCTGCGTGGGAGTCTGTAGTCCGTTGCCTGCCATGGGGCTCATTATTCATCTTCTAGACCCGCTGGCAACTATTTCTGTGGAGAGCGTGTGGATTGAGCGCAGAAATGATTGACTAAGTTTGTATATATGGTATTATAACCACTCACGGCATTCATGAGGAGGTGCTATGCCGGTTGGTCCGAAGTACGTCGTCGGAGGCAAGGTGTTGATTTCGAACGCTCATCCGTCCATCATCGGTCGGATCGGTGTCGGTCCGCACCCCATCGTCAAAATCCTCCCCACGACGAATGCGACTCTGGGAGAGGAGCGGCAGGTCGTCATCCACAACGACGCCCACGGGAAGTTCATCTTCTTCGAACGGGAGGTCGCCCCGGCCCCCTAGGAGGAGCAAGAGCTAGGACCGAGCCAGCGCAATGTGCGCTGGCTCATTTATTTTCGTTTTATACGATAACCAGTCGGCGTGTCGTCTACAGAGTATCCTTTTTGTAGGATTGTGGTGCGGAGTTCGTCGGCGAGCGTGAATGCCTTAGCGCGCTTTGCCTCTTGTCGCTGTTCCGCAAGCTCCCGGATGTCTTCAGGGATAGGAGCGCTTGGACGTGGGATGACACCGAGCACTGCATCAAAGAAATCAAAGAGTTGAAATACTTTTTGCGCGGAGTGCATGTCGATAGTTCTCTGATCTAGCGCAGTGTTAATTGCGCGGATGCTTTCAAAAAGTGTTGCGATAACTGCAGGTGTGTCAAAATCATTATTCAATGCCGAGAGCGCTGCTTCATGGTGCTGCGCAAGCGTGTGGGCAATTGAGGCGTCGTGAGCGTGCGCGTGGGGCGTATCCTCTTCTTGTGCCACTAAGCGGTCAAGGCATTCTTGCATACGAGCCACGGCGGCCTCACTTGCATCAAGCGCCTCGTAAGAAAAAGTAAGCGGGGAGCGATAGTGCGCACCGAGAAGAAAGAGACGGATGGCTTGTGGGGAATACTTTTCTAATAATGCTCGAAGAGAAACGATATTTCCGAGAGACTTGGACATCTTTTCATCTCCCATGTGCAAGAAACCTGCATGCATCCAATGGCGCACGAAGGGGGTTTTTCCTGACGCGGCTTGCTGCTGGGCTATTTCTGCCTCATGGTGGGGGAAAATGAGGTCCTGAGCTCCACCGTGCAAGTCATATTGGGGTCCGAAATAAGTTTCACTGATTGCTGTATCTTCTATGTGCCACCCAGGGCGGCCGTTACCCCATGGTGAATCCCACGAAGGCTCGTAGGCGTAATTTTTCGCTTTCCAGAGCACAAAATCTCGTGCACTTCGCTTGTTCTCTTCAAGTGCTCCTCGTGCACCTTCTAACAGTGTCTTCGCGTCTGTTTGCCCAGATAGCGAACCATAGGCATGGGGGAAGTCGGCCTCATATGCGCGGACGTCAAAATACACATCAGAGAGGCCTGTAGGATCAAGAGCGGCGTGGCCCTCCGCTTTCCGTGCAGGAACCGCATATGCATATCGCTTCGTAATGAGAGTTTGGATTTGCTGAATGATAGCTGTGATGACGTCAGTGGCGCGCACATATGCCGTTGGGCTGGTGATGCCAAGCGCGCGCGTATCGGAAAGAAATGCGTCGGTATACATGCGCGCCACATCCTCCGCTGCTTTTTTCTCAGCGTGTGCGCGCTCAATGATCTTATTATCAATGTCGGTAATGTTCTGGATATACGTTACATGAATATTTTGTGCGCGTAGGGCGCGAGCAACAACATCGAAAACAACAAAGGTTCGTGCGTTGCCGATATGGATGTAATCGTAGACCGTGGGACCGCATACAAACATGCGAATTGCTTCGCCGGGAGCGGCGAGGTGTTCAACTTGTTTTGTGCGCGTGTTGTATGCGTTCACCATATACCAGGTATGATAAGCAAAATACCAGTGATTGTCATGACCCACGCAGTGCCAAGCGCGAGACCGCGAATGGTTGGACTACTCACGTGGTCGCCAACGATTGCCTTATTACTCGCCATATGGGTGATGAGGAGAATGAGCGGTGGAGAGACAATCGCGTGAAGCACGGCGGTGTAAAAAAGTGCCTGTACGGGCGAAATGCCGCCGAGCGGTACAATAAGCCCGATGAATGCCGAAAGAGCAAGTACTATATAAAACGCACGGGCTCGAGAGAATGGTTTATCAAGACTGCGCTCCCAGCCAAAAATTTCCGCGAGCACGTATGCCGCTGATCCTGCGAGGACGGGGATGGCAAGAAATCCTGAGCTGATAAGGCCGAGGGTAAATAAAATATACGCGTATTCTCCTGCGAGAGGCCGCAAGGCCTCAGCGATTTGTGCGACACTGTCCACATCACGTACGCCCGCGCTGTAGAGCGTCGCTCCGGTGAGGGCGACGATAAAATAAGCAACAATATTTGAAAACGACATACCGATTGCGGTGTCGAGCTCAATAATACTCAAGCGATTATCTGAAAGTGGGCGGAACTTACATACGCGAATTCGTGTATTTTTTTCACGCACCTCTTCTGCCTCCTCACTTGATTGCCAGAAGTAGAGATATGGGGAAATGGTGGTTCCAAGAATGGCAAAGAATACAAGTACAGTTTCGCGATCCCACGCAAGCGCAGGGAGAAGCGTGTGAACGAGCATGTCATAGGCGTCACCACGCACAATGGCAAATGCTCCAACGTATGCGAGCAACGAAAGCGCAAGCCATTTAAAAATGGCAACAATAGTAGCATACCGGAGCCATATAATCATCCCGACAATAGCCAGCGTAAAAGCTGTCGCGGTGAGCATTGTTGGCAAGCCAGGAAAGAGAAGTTGTGCCGCGCTTGTCATGCCGGCGATATCGGCGCCAATGTTGAGCACATTGGCGCCGATAATACCACCAGAAACAGTAGCAAGAATCCATGTGGGATAGTGGCGCTTAATATTCCCCGTTAAACCACAGGCAGAGAGCGCGCCAATGCGCGCACTCATCTCCTGAATGGCAACCATAAAAGGGATAATAAATGGGAGTGTCCATAAAAGGCCAAATCCTGTTCGTGCGCCTGCTATAGAATACGAAGCGATCCCAGATGGATCGTTGTCCGACGCTCCCGTGATGAGTCCTGGACCGAGAGCTTTCCAAAATGATCGAATAGAGCGAAAAAATGCCACAGCAAAAATAAAATTGATACACCTAGTATAGCACGAGAATATGCTTTGAGACTCTCTACATGTGTATGATATACTCAAGGATATGACGCACACTCCATTTTACGAGAGAGGCTTATCGCCGGGAGGCATTATTGCGATACTCGCCGGTATCATTGTTGCTGGAAGTGCGCTTTACGTAAGTTATGGCATGCCTGATCGTACAACTCGTGAAGCTGGCGAACCTGCAATTCCCACGCCGACATCAATGCGACCAGAAACATCAGCCCTTGCGCAGGCAGAAGCGCCCCGTATGGCTCAAAAGAGCGCGCTCACGCAGGCACAGCCAGTCGCCTTTACTGGGACAAAGCTTGCGGGCTCACAGGCACCGCTGCTTGATTTTTCAGTAGCAGACTACGCGGCGGCTCGCGAATCGGGGAGGATGATAGTGTTATTCTTCTATGCTAATTGGTGCCCGATCTGTAAGGCGGAGATGCCAAAGATTGAGCAGGCGTTTAATCAGTTAACCTCAGATCAAATTGTCGGATTCCGGGTCAATTATAACGACTCCGACACTGACGATGTGGAAAAGGGTTTGGCACGCGAGTTTGGAATTGCATACCAACACACGAAAGTGTTTGTGAAAGACGGCGCGGTCATTCTGAAATCTGGAGAATCGTGGGACTCGGCCCGCTATGTGCAGGAAATAACAAAGGCACTCCAATAACCTTCTATGCTCGAACTCCCTGTTGCCGCTGCATTTATTGGAGGAATTGTTTCCTTTCTTTCTCCGTGCATCTTACCCATTGTGCCTGGATTTTTAGCATATCTTGCCGGCACAACGCTGGCCGATGCTCCGCAGCGTCGTCGTGACATGCTCATCAATGCGTTTTGGTTCGTATGCGGCTTTTCTCTTGTGTTTGCGGTGCTTGGAGTTCTTCTGCACACTGTACTTGCAACGGTCGCATATGATGCGCGCATCTGGATGTCACGCATCGGTGGCGGGATGATTATTCTGTTCGGCCTTATGCTGATGGACATCATTCATATTCCATGGCTTTCACGGGCGCATGTAGCGCGCGTGCACCCGAATCCTTCGGCGCGGTGGCTCACTTCATTTCTCTTTGGCTCTGCCTTCGCCACAGGATGGACGCCGTGTGTAGGGGCGGTGCTCGGAGCCATTCTCACGCTTTCCATTACCCAACCGGGGTCTGCTTTTATACTTCTTATGGCGTATGCGCTTGGGCTGGGTGTGCCATTTTTATTGGCGGCATTTTTCACGTCCTTCTTCCAAAAGGGTATGGTACGTATTGGCGGCGCCTTGCCGTATATTTCCAAAGGCTTCGGCGTACTGTTAGTGGTTATGGGGGTTCTCGTGGTACTCCAGCGCCTAGAGCGCATTGCGTCGTTCGATATCTTGCTTAGATTTTTGCCCTTCTAATCTTGCGGGTAGGGCGGGGGATTTAGCACTCTTGACTTGAGAGTGCTAAATTTTTTATACTGTCTCTGCATGCTCACGGAACGACAACAACACCTCTTAGAGTTCATTATTCGAACCTATGT of the Candidatus Paceibacterota bacterium genome contains:
- the dnaB gene encoding replicative DNA helicase, encoding MAGNGLQTPTQTPPHSTDAEKTLLGALLIDREAINRVVDFLRPEDFYHRNHQHVYEAVLSLFEKRDAIDVLSVSNVLAERGVLADIGGVGFLTSLAGAVPSAAHAATYGRIVQKKRTLRSLIDVAHEIVGMGYREDEDTETLLDEAERKLFAISEKTRPQNFTALASSLDAAMERISTQDTGELRGLATRHTKLDEMLGGFQRSDLIILAARPSVGKTAFSIDIAGRLASNGIPVAIFSLEMSTDQVVDRFIASKSGVSLWKLRTGRLSHEGVDNDFLRITTAISELKNTPVFIDDSASMNVLQMRAVARRLHAEHGLGAVVIDYLQLMAGRKDYDSAVQQVTEISRGLKGLAKELNIPVIALSQLSRAIESRDGHRPKLSDLRDSGSIEQDADVVMFIHRDDKVNFAKAQQENKLNMAQLIIAKHRNGPTGDIDFYIDPDSLQFYEVDRQHNYDGPATF
- the cysS gene encoding cysteine--tRNA ligase; protein product: MVNAYNTRTKQVEHLAAPGEAIRMFVCGPTVYDYIHIGNARTFVVFDVVARALRAQNIHVTYIQNITDIDNKIIERAHAEKKAAEDVARMYTDAFLSDTRALGITSPTAYVRATDVITAIIQQIQTLITKRYAYAVPARKAEGHAALDPTGLSDVYFDVRAYEADFPHAYGSLSGQTDAKTLLEGARGALEENKRSARDFVLWKAKNYAYEPSWDSPWGNGRPGWHIEDTAISETYFGPQYDLHGGAQDLIFPHHEAEIAQQQAASGKTPFVRHWMHAGFLHMGDEKMSKSLGNIVSLRALLEKYSPQAIRLFLLGAHYRSPLTFSYEALDASEAAVARMQECLDRLVAQEEDTPHAHAHDASIAHTLAQHHEAALSALNNDFDTPAVIATLFESIRAINTALDQRTIDMHSAQKVFQLFDFFDAVLGVIPRPSAPIPEDIRELAEQRQEAKRAKAFTLADELRTTILQKGYSVDDTPTGYRIKRK
- a CDS encoding divalent metal cation transporter, with translation MAFFRSIRSFWKALGPGLITGASDNDPSGIASYSIAGARTGFGLLWTLPFIIPFMVAIQEMSARIGALSACGLTGNIKRHYPTWILATVSGGIIGANVLNIGADIAGMTSAAQLLFPGLPTMLTATAFTLAIVGMIIWLRYATIVAIFKWLALSLLAYVGAFAIVRGDAYDMLVHTLLPALAWDRETVLVFFAILGTTISPYLYFWQSSEEAEEVREKNTRIRVCKFRPLSDNRLSIIELDTAIGMSFSNIVAYFIVALTGATLYSAGVRDVDSVAQIAEALRPLAGEYAYILFTLGLISSGFLAIPVLAGSAAYVLAEIFGWERSLDKPFSRARAFYIVLALSAFIGLIVPLGGISPVQALFYTAVLHAIVSPPLILLITHMASNKAIVGDHVSSPTIRGLALGTAWVMTITGILLIIPGIW
- a CDS encoding thioredoxin family protein, coding for MTHTPFYERGLSPGGIIAILAGIIVAGSALYVSYGMPDRTTREAGEPAIPTPTSMRPETSALAQAEAPRMAQKSALTQAQPVAFTGTKLAGSQAPLLDFSVADYAAARESGRMIVLFFYANWCPICKAEMPKIEQAFNQLTSDQIVGFRVNYNDSDTDDVEKGLAREFGIAYQHTKVFVKDGAVILKSGESWDSARYVQEITKALQ
- a CDS encoding cytochrome c biogenesis protein CcdA; protein product: MLELPVAAAFIGGIVSFLSPCILPIVPGFLAYLAGTTLADAPQRRRDMLINAFWFVCGFSLVFAVLGVLLHTVLATVAYDARIWMSRIGGGMIILFGLMLMDIIHIPWLSRAHVARVHPNPSARWLTSFLFGSAFATGWTPCVGAVLGAILTLSITQPGSAFILLMAYALGLGVPFLLAAFFTSFFQKGMVRIGGALPYISKGFGVLLVVMGVLVVLQRLERIASFDILLRFLPF